The nucleotide sequence ATACAGAGCAATATGAGTTACACGATAACCTTACAGTGAGTATACGCGTTTGTACCGTGGTTAACACAGAACTGATAAAATATGTCTGTTGTCAGGCTTTCGAAGAACAAATGGAATGGTATAAATTACGACCTTGGTGGCAAAATTTGACGGAAGCACAACAGAAATCAGTAATTCACAAACTGTTAGACCAATTAGAGGTTTCTAATAAACGACTGAGAATGAAAGCAGCGTTGTGTATATTGTATTTAGCGCAAGGTTGCTGGGCTGAAGTACAGTCTGATAAAGAGCAACAAGAGTGGACTAGAACAAATGTAATGTTATTGTATGAAGCTGGAGTTTTTTCAGCATTTGTTGAACTTCTtaatattgaaattgagtgagttgcTGTCtctatactagaaaaattaattcagaTCTGAAAGTTTTGTGACACTTTGCGTGAATGTTAACGAATGTTTCTTAAtggcattttttttttaatttctaggAACAGTACAAAGGCTGCCTCTGCAATGAGGAAAATTGCTGTTAGTCTCGACGATTCTATCGATTTAAGGGTAATTTTATCTGTTTTATACATTATAACAGAGGTGATGAGGGAAGAGATGAAGAATTTAGAACACagtatttttaagaataatgtTGAATGTTTTAAAGAAGATCTAATAAATCCGTACGGCGAAGAGTTGCTGATAGTTAAACTCCTCGGTATGGTCACGTGTTTTTGTAGCGGATCAGTGCCGCACTTTCCTATGAAAAAAGTTCTTTTGCTACTGTGGAAATTGGTCTTGCTATCCCTTGGAGGCATTGACACGCTAAGGCAACTGAAAAAACAATATCGCGaagaagctggtcttgatacacTACAGGAAGATACAATAGAAGTTGCTAAAACCATGAGAGCTAGCTCTCCTCCTATTCATGCAGCAGATTTACTCGaaaatcaaaatcagaaaaagaatAATAGATACCGCCGAGTATGTTCTATCATATGTAATTCCAGTTAACGTAAAATCTGGTTATTACCAAAAGTATAATTTCATTGTTCGTTTTAGCAATATCTGTTGAAACAAAGCTCATTGGATGAGCCAAATTCCGTGCTCTTGGGTATGGAATTCGATGCCGCAGATATAGTAAACAGTGGTACAAATAATGAAGCGGAAGGTGAAATGAATGTATTTATGGATCAATCTCGCTGGAAGGAAACTTGTTACGAAGATCAAAATAATCAAACACAAATGAGGCCTAGTACCCCACAGCTTACTAAAGGAAAATGTACTATCTTTATTATTACATTTATGTTCCCATTACTGTGCATTTCACATTGTTCTCAGATTGTTCCCAGAGAAAACTGAAACCAGCATCCGGTCAGACCTAatcctttatttatttatccttTGGTGATTATCCTAATCCTCACGTGGCGGCAACAAATGTAGCATACTTTTACAGGCTTACCATGGACACCAAAGGTGAGACAAAAGGATGTGGACAGCTTCCTCGATGTATTGAGACTAAAATTTGTTGGGTACAAATTACAAGGAGATAGGGAAAGTTTAGCAGGATTGCCACAACCAATACACGAAGGCGTTAATACACTTAAACGAGTAAGTTTGATATTCATATGACTTTTACCTAATCATACGACTTGTACCTAGAGTGATATATTTTATCATTACGCATGCAGCATATGTACACATCGTTAGCCGAAGTCCAAATACAAAAAGAGGAAGAAATAGCTAGAAACCCTATGAGTACTCCGGAACCACCAATTCGCCAAAcacctacggaaattttgtaccAAGCTATATTACCAAATCTTCCACAATACATGAttgctttattaaaaattttactcgCAGCCGCGCCCATTACGAAAGCTTCGACAGACAATACTAACATAGTGGCTGATGTTCTGCCGGGACAAATGCCGTAAGTTTACAAATTTCGAGAAATTATACGTACTTTCTATATTCCATTTCATATTAAAACATATAAAATAtctttattatttctttttcacTACTTCCAGCATGACGGTTTTACAATCTATGAAACTTAGTATCGACGTAAACAGACATAAAGAAATTATCGCTAAAGCAGTCTCTGCAATTCTGCTACTATTGCTGAAACATTTCAAGCTGAATCACGTGTATCAGTTCGAATTCATGTCGCAACACTTAGTATTTGCTAACTGCATACCAttggttttgaaatttttaaatcagaATATTATAGCTTACATTGAAGCCAAGCATGTGTAAGTGTTTGTCTAgagttataattttttaaaaaatttctacgaACAGAATAGGTCCAACTTTTCCCGCTTACAGTATTCCTATTTTGGACTTTCCTATGTGTGTTATTGGTGATCAACCAGAGTTGACCATAGAAAATCTTGAGATTGGGGACAGTCAAGCGTATTCTTGGAGAAATGTTTTTACTTGTATTAATTTATTACGTATTCTTAACAAACTGACCAAATGGAAGCATAGTAGAATTATGGTAAATAACATGTTCATTAAAATTTCTAGTTTATTTACCAAcagattttaatttcgtttctttTCATAGATGCTGGTCGTCTTTAAGTCAGCGCCTATATTAAAGCGTACACTGAAAGTTAGACACGCGATGATGCAATTATACGttctaaaattactaaaaatgcaaACCAAATACTTAGGACGACAGTGGCGAAAAACTAATATGAAAACAATCAGTGTAATTTATACGAAAGTCAGACATCGCTTGAACGATGATTGGGCGTATGGGAATGGTACGCTACAACACGTTCAGAACTATTATACATAATAGGATTATATTTGTAAGTAAAACATGCAAATGATCTGATTTAATTATCTTTAGATATTGAAGCACGACCATGGGATTTCCAAGTGGAAGAATGCGAATTGCGTACATGCGTTGATCAGTTTAACAATCGCCGGTACTCAAATGCTACCGAAGACAAAGATATGGAGCCCGTTGACACGTCTGTCGTATCAGTACTCGGAGTAAACGTTAAATTAAGTGACGAATTTAAGCAACATTATGAATTATGGTTGCAGCAAGAAGTATTTCAGAGAAGTATTAATTGGGACGAATTGTTAGATCCTGCATCGTGCGAAATTTAAACTTTTAATAAGTgtaatatatattaaaatcgtATTTTCAACAACTTATAGACCTCGATCAAATTTTTTTGATGTTTTTACATACTATTGTGAAGTgattaaaaaaacaaagaaaaagaaacattgTCATATCGATACATCAAAAACTGTATTTGCATTTGATTTGTATACACCGAACTGTGAATGGTCCTAATCTAGCAGACGTTTAATGAAAAGACGCGAAGAAAAAACGACTGTTTGCATGATTacgtgtaattttttttttttatctttgttTGCGTGTATTTAATTTGCGGAATGTGTATTGTAGCAATATTTTACTATTATATAGTTATAAGTGGATATATAACCACCTCTTTACGTATTTATGAAGGACTAGGATAAATTTATTCGAATATATCATTCATACTGTTCGCACTTTATCGGCTAAGTTtctgtaaattaatttttaataatgtaaCAAGTAATCTGCGAATCGCGTACCAATTTCAACTTCTCgtattttgaataatttttatatatactcaatttttccattatgacagcggtaatatacatatatacgacGATTAACTCTACAGTGGTATTTACAAACATATGAATGTGTAtcgtattattataatttaaattgcatttttttaaaaaaaatttagtaattttgtacaTTGAATATTCTGTATGTTTACGTTTAGCTAATTTCTTCGTATGAAAGAGCTGAATAACAGTTACATGAAAACACATCGATATTTTACTTCAGTGACATTATTCCGTTCGATGGTTGAATATGTAAAGTGTAGATTATGCGATTTATAGACTGAATAATTCAACTTTCTCTCATTTATTTATTGTGTAATAATTATATGATTAAACAATTTCAGCGCAACGTACTTTATAATTTATGAATATTTCGTCTACTGTACAGAATATTTCACGCGATTGGCGTAATGTTTAAATCTCCAGAACTAAATAAAATTATGGTCTACGTGCAACTTGtgatttttaaattgttctcaaaattttcaaactgtatttctcgtataaaaatgtataaaagatTTCGTAACGATTACTATAAGTTATGTTACCTGAGCCCTATCCTAGGGTTCCGGTCGTGGCGTATGGACTATCTAGAAAGAGTCAGGAAAAAGGAAAGAAAGCGGTGCGTTTCGTTTCGAAGGAGCCATCAGTCAAGGTCTCATCATGAACTTGAATGATCAATTGAAATCTGAACGCTGGTTCTCACACGATACATACTCGTTTTGATCCTAAGTCCAGATACGGTGTACCCCGTTCCCCATGAACCTTtgcataaaataattttaacacaGAACACAGTTGGCAACACTACGAACAAGATCCTAAAAACAATGTTTCCCGGGACATTACAACACAAATTTACAAAATGGAACgatcatattttatttatagataCTTCTaagatgtatatgtatatgttacaGTCCTTAGTTTGTGTCATTTGAACGTAATTACATTATCTGTATACTTTTGCCAGCAAAACGTGCTTCACACTTACAAGGTGTTTTAGctcaataaatatataaattatttataccatGTGTTCCAAGCAAAGAGGCATCTTCATAGACTTCTATGAAAACAGCTTGCAATACCttatttggatcatatagtatatgtatataaaatttCAAGTAAGTACCGTGTATATATCGATATAAAAATACGGAATGTTATGATCACAGATAATGAATCGTAGTACAGATTTTTGCGACTTGTATACCATGTGCACATCATTCGACATTATGTATATCAAAGGAACTCCATAAGCTATGGTTTTACCCACTTATAGGAGCcgtaataaacaaaattatttaactTTGCCATTTCATCGGCCTCTTTAGGACCACGAGATCCGTATCTAAAATTGCAATAATACattagaaataaatttctacTCGTTGTACCGTGTATATATTATCGCGACTTACTTGTACAAAATCGGTTGAATTTGTTCGCCCTCTATTTGATGGAGCAAAGGCGTGAAGATTCTCCATGCTTCCGAAAGTTCATCGCTACGCACGAAGTGCATTTGCGACCCACAAAATACATCCAAAATTAATCGTTCGTACGCGTCGGGAAGTTTTAGACCCTACAGCAAACAATCAACCGTAGTAACAAAGTTCTCGGTTACTCTATGCGACGTTTTAGCTATAGTGGTCGACCCTTTTCAAGCGAATCAAAAATTATAGTTTGGCGACTGTTAATTTTTGTACATTGTAATCAACGTTAAGTGACATCGCTCTTCACGCACATAGCTTTTATACTAATTTGGTTATATTCAGTAGCAACAAGTTTTCATGTAACATCAAACTTTTAGCGATGAATAAAATACTGTAACGAATGGCTTTAAAAGcttgattttttttaaatgaaaaatatgtTTATACCTTGTATCTACTGCCATACGTGAGGTCCAACTCAGTTTCCTCCATATCAAACGTAATACCGGGCGACTTGGTCATCATTTTAATATACAGTGCCTCACCGGGTTGCACTCTTATCACCAATTCATTCCTCTTCACTTTTCCATCGAATATATCACCAGGCACATCCTGATACTGCACTCGTACTTCCGCCTTCCGCTCGTTTAAAGCTAATCAACgatgaaaatatatttactaataTTTTAAATCCTCTTCATTAACTTCACTAAACCCTcgatgtacgatttaatttcaaataatttgtcaagcccatactatttaattttgtttaaatttgttcgtacaaggaatgaccacgaaaaagaatagaattgttttacgaatacttcgtaaatgtaaatatgtgttgattttaatatatataagACTTAacgacgagtgagtagccttatgattgtgaaacttgacatcaagaacttataacgagtcagactcgccaTTGTACAGCAAGGGGTTAACGAATTTGGAACAGTATAATATCAATCTATGTATCCTATAAGACATAAGCGTGACCATTCACCTTTTCCGCACCTAAGGATGAATGGAACACCGTCCCAACGTtcgttattaattttcaaaacaGCAAGAGCATACGTGGGAGTATTGGAGCCTGAGGGTACAGTAGGATCGTCCAAATAACTCAAACGTGCCTCAGGATCTTTCGAGTCTGGATCTCCAACGTATTGACCTAACACAACATTCTCGAGGTCCAAAGGT is from Colletes latitarsis isolate SP2378_abdomen chromosome 4, iyColLati1, whole genome shotgun sequence and encodes:
- the Strip gene encoding striatin interacting protein isoform X1; this translates as MNNHDMETSTSADLDFVYDDADTHANEIAELYSYTEQYELHDNLTAFEEQMEWYKLRPWWQNLTEAQQKSVIHKLLDQLEVSNKRLRMKAALCILYLAQGCWAEVQSDKEQQEWTRTNVMLLYEAGVFSAFVELLNIEIENSTKAASAMRKIAVSLDDSIDLRVILSVLYIITEVMREEMKNLEHSIFKNNVECFKEDLINPYGEELLIVKLLGMVTCFCSGSVPHFPMKKVLLLLWKLVLLSLGGIDTLRQLKKQYREEAGLDTLQEDTIEVAKTMRASSPPIHAADLLENQNQKKNNRYRRQYLLKQSSLDEPNSVLLGMEFDAADIVNSGTNNEAEGEMNVFMDQSRWKETCYEDQNNQTQMRPSTPQLTKGKCLPWTPKVRQKDVDSFLDVLRLKFVGYKLQGDRESLAGLPQPIHEGVNTLKRHMYTSLAEVQIQKEEEIARNPMSTPEPPIRQTPTEILYQAILPNLPQYMIALLKILLAAAPITKASTDNTNIVADVLPGQMPMTVLQSMKLSIDVNRHKEIIAKAVSAILLLLLKHFKLNHVYQFEFMSQHLVFANCIPLVLKFLNQNIIAYIEAKHVIPILDFPMCVIGDQPELTIENLEIGDSQAYSWRNVFTCINLLRILNKLTKWKHSRIMMLVVFKSAPILKRTLKVRHAMMQLYVLKLLKMQTKYLGRQWRKTNMKTISVIYTKVRHRLNDDWAYGNDIEARPWDFQVEECELRTCVDQFNNRRYSNATEDKDMEPVDTSVVSVLGVNVKLSDEFKQHYELWLQQEVFQRSINWDELLDPASCEI
- the Strip gene encoding striatin interacting protein isoform X2, which encodes MNNHDMETSTSADLDFVYDDADTHANEIAELYSYTEQYELHDNLTAFEEQMEWYKLRPWWQNLTEAQQKSVIHKLLDQLEVSNKRLRMKAALCILYLAQGCWAEVQSDKEQQEWTRTNVMLLYEAGVFSAFVELLNIEIENSTKAASAMRKIAVSLDDSIDLRVILSVLYIITEVMREEMKNLEHSIFKNNVECFKEDLINPYGEELLIVKLLGMVTCFCSGSVPHFPMKKVLLLLWKLVLLSLGGIDTLRQLKKQYREEAGLDTLQEDTIEVAKTMRASSPPIHAADLLENQNQKKNNRYRRQYLLKQSSLDEPNSVLLGMEFDAADIVNSGTNNEAEGEMNVFMDQSRWKETCYEDQNNQTQMRPSTPQLTKGKCLPWTPKVRQKDVDSFLDVLRLKFVGYKLQGDRESLAGLPQPIHEGVNTLKRHMYTSLAEVQIQKEEEIARNPMSTPEPPIRQTPTEILYQAILPNLPQYMIALLKILLAAAPITKASTDNTNIVADVLPGQMPIGPTFPAYSIPILDFPMCVIGDQPELTIENLEIGDSQAYSWRNVFTCINLLRILNKLTKWKHSRIMMLVVFKSAPILKRTLKVRHAMMQLYVLKLLKMQTKYLGRQWRKTNMKTISVIYTKVRHRLNDDWAYGNDIEARPWDFQVEECELRTCVDQFNNRRYSNATEDKDMEPVDTSVVSVLGVNVKLSDEFKQHYELWLQQEVFQRSINWDELLDPASCEI